From the genome of Thermococcus celericrescens:
GAGAACCTTTTGGATTACACCCTTTGAGCAGGCGTTTAAGATATAATGGACGCCCTCGGGCGTCAGAGAAGAGTAAACCCCTTCAAAAGGCCACTTTTATAGAGTTCTCGCTTGAAAATGGAATGCTCAAGTTGAAAACCAACACACAGAAACGCTCTTGATAAAGAGCTACAAACTTCTGGCAAAGCTTTCTCAAAAGCTTCCCTCACAAACAAAACACCGGTTTTTCAAGCGGGTTCGTACTGTTGAGCGATGAAAACATTCTGATCCACAATATGGGGGCTCTTCAAGGTCGTATTGGACATTTAAAAGCGTCAGTGGCCACTGTTTCGCACAAAAAACTGACCAAATTTTACCCGTATTTTGGCCAGATATGACAGATGAACCCGTTAATCAGCCACGTTATGCCATTATTTTAGCATAAATCATGTCAAAATTACAGCAGATCTCGAGCATCAGGCCGTTTTTTAGAAAGTTCGAACATCGAACCGACGACAAACATTTATAAGCCTTTCCCCATAATGATGGACATAAAAGTGCATCAGAGTAGCTTTTCGGTATGGAAAACGGGTCTTAAACTTTACGCAACCGATATAAACCCATACGAGCTAGATACCACTCGAAAAGCTTATATACCGAAACCCGCAGGTGTGAGGTAGTGATAATCGTTCTTAAAAAATGTTAAAGGGGGCAATTCTCGGTGGCGACGAAAAAAGAGTTTGATATATTCACACATGAGCTGGTTCCCGAACACAGAATACTGAGCGAAGAGGAGAAAGAGGAGCTCCTCAGGAAGTACAGGATCAGGATCTCCCAGCTTCCGCAGATCAAGGCTTCGGACCCTGCTGTCGTGGCCCTTGGGGCAAAGCCGGGCGATATCCTTGAGATCAGAAGAAAAAGCCCGACGGCGGGCTACTACCACTACTACCGCCTTGTGGTGGAGGACTGATTCTGCGAGGTGAGATTATGGCATCGAGAGGACCAACCGTTGTGGATGTTACTCCTGACGACCTCTGGCTCGTTATGGACGCCTACTGGAAGGAGAGGGGACTTGTAAGACAGCATCTTGATTCTTACAACGCTTTCATTGACAACGGCATGCAGCAGGTCATATACGAGTTCGGCGGACTGAAGCCGGATATTCCGGACTTCGAGGTTAAGTTCGGTAAAATACGCCTGGGCGAACCCGAGTTCCAGGAGGCCCAGGGACAGAGGAAGCCGCTCTACCCGATGGACGCCAGGATAAGGAACCTCACGTACTCCGCACCGCTCTACCTCGAGCTCATCCCGGTCATCAAGGGCATCGAGCAGGAGGCCGTCGAGGTCCGCATTGGAGAGCTCCCGATAATGCTCAAGTCCAAGGCCTGCAGGCTTTACGGCCTCAGCGACGAGGAGCTCATCAAGCTCGGCGAGGATCCAAAGGATCCGGGAGGATATTTCATCATAAACGGTTCTGAGAGGGTTATAGTCTCCATTGAGGACCTCGCCCCGAACAAGACCCTCGTTGAGCGCGACGAGAGGCAGAACAGGATAATCGCAAAGGTCTTCTCATACAGACACGGTTACAGGGCCCTGATAACCGTCGAGAGGAGAAAGGATGGTATCCTCTACGTCAACATTCCGAACGTTCCGAGACCCGTCAAGTTCGTTTACGTTATGCGCGCCCTCGGTCTTCTGAGCGATAAAGAGATCGTCGAGGCCGTGAGCGACGATCCGAGGATACAGCAGGTTCTCTTCGACAACCTCGAGGACGCCAGCGACGTGATGAACCAGGAGGACGCGCTCGACTACATCGGAAAGCTCTCCCTGCCCGGCCAGCCGAAGGAGTACAGGCTCAGGAGGGCGGAGCACATCATAGACAACAACCTCCTCCCGCACATGGGCGTCGAGCCCGAGAGGAGAAAAGCTAAGGCCTACTACCTCGGCATGATGGCCCTCAAGGTTCTTGAGCTTTCCCTAGGCCTCCGCGGTGAGGACGACAAGGACCACTACGCCAACAAGAGGCTCAAGCTCGCTGGAGACCTCCTCAGGGACCTCTTCCGCGTCGCCTTCGGCCAGCTCGTCAAGGACATGCAGTACCAGATGACCAAGACCTACCAGAGGAAGGGCGAGCGCTACACCTTCGAGAACATTCAGAGGTTTGTGAGAAACTCCATAAGACCTGATGTCCTCAGCGAGAGGATCGAGCACGCCCTCGCGACCGGTGCCTGGCCCGGCGGAAGGACCGGTGTGAGCCAGCTTCTCGATAGAACGAACTACATGAGCACCCTTTCACACCTCAGGCGCGTTACTTCCCCGCTCAGCAGGGATCAGCCCCACTTCGAGGCGCGTGATCTTCACGGAACCCACTGGGGAAGGATCTGTCCGACAGAGACGCCGGAAGGTCCGAACTGTGGTCTCGTTAAGAACCTCTCCTTGATGTCCCAGATAACCACCGGCATCCCCGAGGAGGAGGTCATGGAGTACCTGAACAAGCTCGGCGTCGTTTCCATCGAGGAGCGCCGCCCGAGCCCCGAGCTCTGGCGCCTCTACCTCAACGGAGTCTCATCGGGACCATAGAGGACGGAGAGTCCCTCGTCCGCAGGATAAGGAGCGACAGGAGAAGCGGAAAGATAAGCGATGTCATCAACGTGGCGATATACCAGGACGAGGAGGTTCGGGAGGTATACGTCAACAGCGACGACGGCCGCGTCAGGAGGCCGCTCATCATCGTCGAGAACGGGCAGCCGAAGCTCACCAAGGAGCACGTCGATGCAATAAAGAGCGGGGCCCTCACCTGGAACGATCTGGTAAAGATGGGCGTCATAGAGTACCTCGACGCGGAAGAGGAGGAGAACGCCCTCGTCGCCACATGGCCCTGGGAGGTCACGGAGGAGCACACCCACCTCGAGCTCATGCCGGCCGCGATACTCGGTATCCCAGCTTCGCTCGTTCCGTATCCGGAGCACAACGCTGCCCCGCGTAACACCTACGGAGCGGGTATGGCCAAGCAGAGCCTCGGCTTTGGTGCCGCCAACTTCAGGATAAGGGTGGACACGCGCGGGCATCTCATGCACTACCCGCAGGTTCCGCTCGTCAACTCACGCATCATGAAGGCCGTCGGTTTTGAGGAGAGGCCAGCAGGCCAGAACTTCGTGGTCGCGGTCCTCAGCTACGGCGGCTACAACATGGAGGACGCAATTATCATGAACAAGGCCTCCATCGAACGCGGTCTCGGAAGAAGCACGTTCTTCAGAACATACGAGGCCGAGGAGAAGCGCTACCTCGGCGGTCAGACCGACCGCTTTGAGGTTCCCGACCCCACCATACAGGGCTATCTCGGCGAGAAGTACTACAGACACCTCGACGAGGACGGTATAATCTTCCCGGAGTCAAAGGTCACGGGTAAGGACGTTCTCGTCGGCAGAACCTCACCGCCGAGGTTCCTCGAGGAGCAGAGCGGCCTCGGAGGGATAATACTCCAGGAGAGGAGGGAGACGAGCGTCACCGTCAGGCCGAGCGAGAGAGGTATAGTTGACAAGGTCATCATCACCGAGACCGGCGACGGAACCAAACTCGTCAAGGTGACCACCAGGGACCTCCGCATCCCGGAGTTCGGAGACAAGTTCGCATCGAGGCACGGACAGAAGGGTGTCGTGGGTCTCATCGTTCCGCAGGAGGACATGCCCTGGACCGAGAGCGGAATCGTTCCTGACCTAATCGTCAACCCGCACGGTATCCCGAGCCGTATGACCGTCGGACAGCTCATCGAGGCCATAGGCGGAAAGGTCGCCGCCCTCACTGGAAGGAGGGTCGATGGAACCGCGTTCATTGGTGAGCCCGAGGAGAAGCTCAGGAAGGAGCTTGAGGAGCTTGGATTCAAGCACAGCGGCAGGGAGGTCATGTACGACGGCATAACCGGAAGAAGACTGGAGGCCGACATATTCGTCGGTGTCATCTACTACCAGAGGCTCCACCACATGGTCGCCGACAAGATGCACGCGAGGAGCAGGGGTCCGGTGCAGGTTCTCACCAAGCAGCCGACCGAGGGTAGGGCCAGGGAAGGAGGTCTCAGGTTCGGTGAGATGGAACGTGACGTCCTCATCGGACACGGCGCCGCGATGCTTCTCATAGAGAGACTGCTCGAGGAGAGCGACAAGACCGAGGTATGGGTCTGCGAGAGCTGCGGACACCTGGCACTCGAGGACAAGCGCAGAGGAAAGGTCTACTGCCCGGTCTGTGGAGAGGAAGAGAAGATCAGCAAGGTGGAGATGAGCTACGCCTTCAAGCTGCTGCTCGACGAGCTGAAGGCTATGGGAATAAGGCCGTCCCTCAAGATAACGGATAGGGTGTGATAGCATGCAGTCGATGAAGAAGATCATCGGGAGTATTGAATTCGGTATCCTCTCACCCCAGGAAATCAGAAAGATGAGCGCGGCCGAGATAACCGTCCCCGACACCTACGACGACGACGGCTACCCAATCGAAGGCGGCCTCATGGACAAAAGACTGGGTGTTGTTGACCCGGGACTCCGCTGTGAGACCTGTGGAGCGAGAGCTGGAGACTGTCCGGGCCACTTCGGCCACGTTGAGCTCGCCAGGCCGATAGTCCACGTCGGATTCGCCAAGACCATCCACAGGGTCCTCGAGAGCACCTGCCGCGAGTGCGGAAGGATAAAGCTCACCGACGAGGAGATAGAGGAGTACACCCACAAGTTCGAGGTCATGGGCGACAGGAAGAAGGCCAAGGACAGGCTCATCAAGGAGATACACAAGAAGGCCAAGGAGAGGATGGTCTGCCCGCACTGTGGAGCGCCGCAGTTCCCTATCAAGTTCGAGAGGCCGACCATCTACTGGGAGCTCAGGAAGGACGAGGAGGGCAACGAGTACAGGCACAGAATGATGCCGAGCGAGGTCCGCGACAGACTCGAAAAGATACCCGACAAGGACCTGCATCTCCTCGGACTGCACCCGGAGAAGGCCAGGCCCGAGTGGATGATACTGACGGTCCTGCCGGTTCCGCCGGTCACCATGAGACCGTCCATCACCCTCGAGAGCGGCATCCGTGCCGAGGACGACCTCACCCACAAGCTCGTTGACATCATCCGTATCAACAACCGCCTCAAGTCCAACATCGAGGCCGGTGCACCGCAGCTCATCATCGAGGACCTCTGGGACCTCCTCCAGTATCACGTTACCACCTACATCAACAACGAGACCTCAGGCATTCCGCCGGCCAAGCACAAGAGCGGAAGGCCCCTCAAGACCCTCTCCCAGAGGCTCAAGGGCAAGGAGGGCCGCTTCCGTGGAAACCTCAGCGGTAAGCGTGTCAACTTCT
Proteins encoded in this window:
- a CDS encoding DNA-directed RNA polymerase subunit H — protein: MATKKEFDIFTHELVPEHRILSEEEKEELLRKYRIRISQLPQIKASDPAVVALGAKPGDILEIRRKSPTAGYYHYYRLVVED